In one Granulicella cerasi genomic region, the following are encoded:
- a CDS encoding TonB-dependent receptor, translated as MPFRPTWLVRRKLSLLPVALCLTATMAFTAPSVLHAQAQNTGELSGNISDQGHALVPNASVQLVNEDKGNVLTTKANAQGQYAFHDLLVGSYTLRVTAQGFSAFESHHISIDADSRFRVDAELKPGDVQATVQVDADAVAVDTQSATVQQVIDNQLVENLPLDGNNVVGLAAMLPGVTDVSAPTTFTDENGGATYSSNGSRSGSNLYLFDGLLWNNLYLNTGLNYPNHAVLNQVSVQLNNYTAQYGRNAGSIFNVVSKSGGNLVHGELFFHVHNSVTDASDYFSHKRPPQETYQFGGAVGGPIIRDKLFYELEYQSYVGNSPLQGNAATLSLADRGLNVDGTPHLCTPATGIPAGDTCADFSGDVKSGGNVNALIVNPVYTSPTTSVGTNPTTAISQLNSTWAAQGNSGTNPCIGILQAMTSSIGGYLPGAQIPSECLDPTIQRILKAGYMPLPDTVLGTSQFLYSSLIVPRPQHEYGGFARVDYNLSARQQMVFRFYRTENSDYTSIGANDSSYGVPNYERDQNGAIITAGSVSHTLIVTPNLLNTATLGYKRYDYSVLPADSSDLGTFGSLFSRPGHHSMPYMNIETRVHLGNSQNAYTQSVNENTEFRDDVSWQKGRHNFQFGVNYLYLQYLNHRDNVGSFTFEGNPGYTGSQAADFMMGLIYSMSVGNGQTIAGVQNAIYGYGQDTWRILPRLTLSLGVRYELPFMWRQPKGESATFIRGYQSQVFPNAPAGIAFVGDRGVPDSLVSTDYSNVSPRIGIAYDVFGNGRTAVRAGFGSFYDAIPATVVGLTQPYTYRAFYQNPAGSITNPLAGLPAIPADFTKGNASFPGLASIIYPDPNFKNGYTYAFNLGVQQQVSSGSTIEVLYIGRLGRKLLIPEDQNPSIIDCSGSYYASNPSLYCPTAILSAQYPLRSRYPGFNYGGQGVVRLTSAATSNYNALQVVYQQRTFKNLTVTANYSYSRTMDIASTLGTSNQLSQPDNIGFDYGPSSQNATHILNVGYRLTFPNARRGSAWVKNIVNNWSLNGMYNLRSGHPFNLTFGGDESGTDEQPQRVYLTPGVSPFLPSNRHRADKIKQWFNTAAFSKPAAFTFGNIGRNSMVGPAYTNIQMSLAKSIREDGIRKGMRSQIRLEVFNLFNTVNLGNPRATYSASSAQATTFGSINASGQNASRRIQFGFIQYF; from the coding sequence ATGCCCTTTCGCCCAACCTGGCTCGTTCGTCGCAAGCTTTCCCTTCTTCCTGTAGCTCTCTGCCTCACGGCAACGATGGCCTTCACTGCGCCCTCGGTGCTCCACGCACAGGCGCAGAATACCGGCGAGCTTAGCGGCAATATCTCGGACCAGGGCCATGCCCTCGTGCCTAACGCGAGCGTGCAGCTCGTGAACGAAGACAAGGGCAACGTGCTCACTACGAAGGCGAACGCGCAGGGACAATATGCGTTCCACGATCTCCTGGTAGGTAGCTACACGCTGCGCGTGACAGCGCAAGGCTTCAGTGCCTTCGAGTCGCACCACATCTCCATCGACGCGGACTCGCGCTTCCGCGTGGACGCCGAGCTCAAGCCCGGCGACGTACAGGCCACCGTGCAGGTCGATGCCGACGCCGTTGCCGTGGATACGCAATCAGCGACCGTGCAGCAGGTCATCGACAACCAGCTCGTCGAAAACCTTCCGCTCGACGGCAACAATGTTGTCGGACTCGCGGCCATGCTTCCCGGCGTCACGGACGTTAGCGCGCCGACCACCTTCACCGATGAAAACGGCGGTGCGACGTACAGCTCCAACGGTTCGCGCAGCGGTTCAAACCTCTACCTCTTTGACGGCCTTCTTTGGAACAACCTCTATCTGAACACCGGCCTGAACTACCCGAACCACGCGGTGCTCAATCAGGTCAGCGTGCAGCTGAACAACTACACGGCGCAGTACGGCCGTAACGCAGGCTCGATCTTCAACGTTGTCTCCAAGTCCGGCGGCAACCTCGTCCATGGCGAACTCTTTTTCCATGTGCATAACTCGGTGACCGACGCGTCGGACTACTTTTCGCACAAGCGTCCGCCACAAGAGACGTATCAGTTCGGTGGTGCGGTCGGCGGACCGATCATTCGCGACAAGCTCTTCTACGAGCTTGAATATCAAAGCTACGTGGGCAATAGCCCGCTGCAAGGCAACGCCGCCACGCTCTCGCTCGCGGACCGTGGCCTCAATGTCGACGGAACACCTCACCTTTGCACCCCTGCAACAGGGATCCCAGCTGGCGACACCTGCGCGGATTTCTCCGGCGATGTGAAGAGCGGCGGTAACGTCAACGCTCTCATCGTGAACCCGGTCTACACGTCCCCCACCACGTCGGTGGGCACAAACCCGACGACCGCGATCTCGCAGTTGAACTCGACGTGGGCGGCACAAGGCAATAGTGGAACGAACCCTTGCATCGGCATCCTCCAAGCGATGACGAGCTCCATCGGAGGCTATCTGCCGGGCGCGCAGATTCCTTCGGAATGCCTGGATCCGACCATCCAGCGCATCTTGAAGGCAGGCTACATGCCCCTGCCCGACACCGTGCTGGGTACATCGCAGTTTCTTTACTCGAGCCTTATCGTTCCGCGTCCGCAGCATGAGTACGGCGGCTTCGCGCGTGTGGATTACAACCTCTCCGCGCGTCAGCAGATGGTCTTCCGCTTCTACCGCACGGAGAACTCGGACTACACCTCGATCGGCGCCAACGACAGCTCGTATGGCGTGCCGAACTACGAGCGCGACCAGAATGGAGCCATCATCACGGCAGGCTCCGTGAGCCACACGCTCATCGTGACCCCGAACCTGCTCAACACTGCAACGCTTGGCTACAAGCGCTACGACTACAGCGTGCTGCCCGCTGACTCGAGCGACCTCGGAACCTTCGGCTCGCTCTTCTCGCGCCCGGGACATCACTCCATGCCGTACATGAACATCGAGACACGCGTGCATCTCGGCAATTCGCAAAACGCCTACACACAAAGCGTCAACGAGAACACCGAGTTCCGCGACGATGTCTCCTGGCAGAAGGGCCGCCATAACTTCCAGTTCGGCGTCAACTACCTCTACCTCCAGTACCTCAACCATCGCGACAACGTCGGCAGCTTCACCTTCGAGGGCAATCCCGGCTACACGGGATCACAGGCAGCCGACTTCATGATGGGCCTCATCTACTCGATGAGCGTGGGCAACGGACAGACGATCGCGGGTGTACAGAACGCGATCTACGGATACGGCCAGGACACCTGGCGCATCCTGCCGCGCCTCACGCTGTCGCTCGGCGTCCGCTACGAACTGCCCTTCATGTGGCGTCAGCCGAAGGGTGAATCGGCGACCTTTATCCGCGGCTATCAATCGCAGGTCTTCCCCAACGCCCCGGCGGGTATCGCCTTCGTCGGCGATCGCGGAGTGCCCGACTCGCTGGTCAGCACGGACTACAGCAACGTCTCGCCGCGTATCGGCATTGCATACGACGTCTTCGGCAACGGTCGCACCGCAGTGCGTGCAGGCTTTGGCAGTTTCTACGACGCGATCCCCGCAACCGTGGTCGGCCTCACGCAGCCTTACACCTACCGCGCTTTCTACCAGAACCCAGCTGGCAGCATCACGAATCCACTGGCGGGCCTGCCTGCTATCCCTGCGGACTTCACGAAGGGCAACGCCAGCTTCCCGGGTCTTGCATCCATCATCTACCCTGACCCGAACTTCAAGAACGGTTACACCTACGCGTTCAACCTCGGCGTACAGCAGCAGGTCAGCAGCGGCAGCACGATCGAGGTGCTGTACATCGGTCGCCTTGGTCGTAAGCTGCTTATCCCCGAAGATCAGAATCCTTCGATCATCGACTGCTCCGGCTCGTACTACGCGTCGAACCCCTCGCTCTACTGCCCTACGGCGATTCTTTCCGCGCAGTATCCGCTGCGTTCGCGTTACCCCGGATTTAACTACGGCGGTCAAGGCGTAGTCCGACTCACCTCTGCGGCAACATCGAACTACAACGCACTGCAGGTGGTCTATCAGCAGCGCACCTTCAAGAATCTCACCGTCACCGCGAACTACTCGTACTCGCGCACGATGGATATTGCATCGACGCTAGGCACAAGCAACCAGCTTTCGCAGCCGGACAATATCGGATTCGATTACGGTCCGTCCTCACAGAACGCCACGCATATCCTCAACGTGGGCTACCGCCTCACCTTCCCGAACGCGCGTCGCGGCTCCGCATGGGTGAAGAACATCGTGAATAACTGGTCGCTGAACGGCATGTACAACCTGCGCAGCGGACACCCGTTCAACCTCACCTTCGGTGGTGACGAGTCGGGTACGGACGAGCAGCCGCAGCGTGTGTATCTCACGCCGGGCGTCAGCCCCTTCCTTCCGAGCAACCGTCACCGTGCGGACAAGATCAAGCAGTGGTTCAACACTGCGGCCTTCAGCAAACCCGCTGCTTTCACGTTTGGCAACATCGGCCGCAACTCGATGGTGGGTCCGGCCTACACGAACATCCAGATGTCACTGGCGAAGAGCATTCGCGAAGACGGCATCCGCAAGGGCATGCGCTCGCAGATTCGCCTTGAAGTCTTCAATCTCTTCAACACGGTGAATCTCGGCAACCCACGCGCGACCTACAGCGCTTCGTCCGCACAGGCCACGACCTTTGGTTCGATCAACGCCTCTGGCCAGAACGCTTCACGCCGCATTCAGTTCGGCTTCATTCAGTACTTCTAA
- a CDS encoding Ig-like domain repeat protein yields the protein MKLFGIALALVTGLGIQTASAQTNGTPVPFISTAAGNGSTSTISSSCTTGIPVFSTSGTGSNYGDGCLSTQAVLSAPISTLVDKYGNLIIADQTHNSIRVVYNGGTDMAAAIVAANVQTTGLTPTKGNIYTLVGSRSAVAASPYYCNGASGAVGLNSTLDGCPGIQAYIQPRGLGLDADGNIFFGSVAGASAVRVVYIAGTAVKTLITNGNAKATSPQAGYVYAIAGTTSSSYAGDGSIGSAASVNTPRGFVIDGSENVYFADNLNNVVRRIDGTTGVLSTIAGHCIQVKNPTSGAITCTATATSGDGAAATDASVNIYQPYAVAIDSNGNLFIAEGGSTTVPGRVRVVYAGGTLPGITSPVVGNIYTYAGGASTASTATAAQKATFQFIYGVAIDQAGYVYATEYRSGSSGGNHIYRIDPTTGGLLILAGSGTTSTVAYTCAGLTSTNAIGDGCPAPLGNLNTPQGPVAFDAQGNAYVADRMNNVIRKLTWNNVFPSTAVGSSTTQNQAFYLSAGTTLLAKSITSGGSASTEFTTNPTPDNCTVNTSIAAAIVCVNSVTFKPSTAGSRAAVYTLTDATGTVATEPLVGVGVAPLLTIMPGTRATIGTNIKPSGVSTDKLGNVYVSDATGGRVLRSTVAGGAGTAVLTGLTAPRQSAVDSAGNLFVADSSKNAVVELTASGAQVTLGTGLNAPQGVAVDRYNNLYIADTANNRLLYLNMVNGAQSTVSTGLVALSSPSSLYIDAAGDVYIVNAGTAKLVELPITGPATAVALPTSVAPVAVASDLSGTLFIADSGTQSVLSLSAGASATTTLISGFTTLTGIAVGPSGNLFVSDSGATSAVAYNTNASSYTFPTTNLGQSSLPTAVTVSNFGNAAATLATPPYSQSGTSAAFPISGTAGCAAAQSLGGGASCVDSFTFTPTVTGTQSSTTTFAATTGQSAAITFTGLATNLISTTSTIAITPANTTLTYGNNGATFTATLAASQTGASTPTGTVTFLIDGVAQTPTQSVSGAGPYTFTFNSGALKVGTHTIGVSYSGDTLYGATSAQTTVTVTGLAATLSATAAYGPTNNSYTFTATVTPTTSTQAPTGTVTFTVDGVASTAVNLTGGTAVFTKTLTDGSHAYSAAYSGDAAYTAQTTATQIFVFNHIATSTVVTGAQTGAGLTVTATITAASQATAAPSGTVIFTVDGKAQAAVAITNGQASVNVFPAADGSHTFSAVYSGDAYYATSASAQGTLSTLRVASVTTLALIPSITGTGVNGGSTTSNLSLVATVAAASGSGPVPTGSVIFYTSSGTKVVPSGTSAAILNAAGVATLTVAQSTLTSTSFYAVYAGASTTTPNGDGNYLTSTSSPVTIATDFYINDPVINLSVAQGAQAYANLVLSSYGGYTGTLTAQCAGLPANAVCRYTPINSVTLSSTTQSAVLPVQFFVGIDPNLASTAPKSHSSTVLAWLFGTPLALLGLLRRKRLASRLGAATIAILMALTVTSMTGCGNSQSPVYNTPLGTTAVTVTVKDSATGATKTATVNLTVLAKQ from the coding sequence ATGAAACTCTTCGGCATCGCACTCGCGCTTGTAACAGGCCTCGGCATCCAGACCGCCTCCGCGCAGACCAACGGCACGCCCGTCCCCTTCATCTCCACGGCTGCGGGCAATGGGTCAACCTCAACGATCTCGTCCTCGTGCACAACGGGGATTCCTGTCTTCTCGACCTCTGGCACGGGCAGCAACTACGGCGATGGTTGCCTTTCAACGCAGGCCGTACTCTCTGCACCGATCAGCACGCTCGTCGACAAGTACGGCAACCTCATCATTGCGGACCAGACGCACAACTCCATTCGCGTGGTCTACAACGGTGGCACAGACATGGCTGCAGCCATCGTTGCTGCGAACGTGCAGACGACAGGCCTTACACCGACGAAGGGCAACATCTATACGCTCGTCGGAAGCCGTTCCGCAGTCGCTGCATCGCCTTACTACTGCAACGGCGCGAGTGGTGCAGTTGGACTCAACTCCACACTCGATGGCTGCCCGGGCATTCAGGCATACATTCAACCTCGCGGTCTTGGACTCGATGCGGATGGCAATATTTTCTTCGGCAGTGTTGCAGGTGCTTCAGCCGTACGTGTGGTCTACATCGCAGGAACAGCTGTCAAAACACTAATTACGAATGGCAATGCGAAGGCAACGTCGCCGCAAGCTGGTTATGTTTATGCAATCGCTGGAACGACCTCGTCCAGCTACGCAGGCGATGGTTCAATAGGGAGTGCAGCATCCGTCAACACGCCGCGCGGATTTGTGATCGATGGAAGTGAGAATGTCTACTTCGCAGATAACCTCAACAATGTTGTTCGTCGTATCGATGGAACGACCGGAGTTCTATCCACCATTGCTGGTCATTGCATTCAGGTAAAGAACCCGACGAGCGGCGCAATCACCTGTACAGCTACCGCAACAAGTGGTGATGGTGCAGCCGCAACCGATGCGTCGGTCAACATCTATCAGCCTTACGCTGTAGCGATCGACTCCAACGGCAACCTCTTCATCGCAGAAGGCGGCTCAACAACAGTTCCCGGTCGAGTTCGCGTGGTCTATGCAGGCGGAACGCTCCCCGGCATCACGAGCCCCGTCGTTGGAAACATCTACACCTATGCGGGTGGCGCAAGTACGGCGAGCACCGCGACTGCAGCGCAGAAGGCGACCTTCCAGTTCATCTATGGCGTCGCAATCGATCAGGCGGGCTACGTGTATGCGACGGAGTATCGCAGCGGCAGCAGCGGCGGCAATCACATCTATCGCATCGATCCGACGACCGGCGGCCTGCTCATTCTTGCAGGCAGCGGCACGACCAGCACTGTTGCGTACACCTGCGCAGGTCTAACATCGACCAATGCCATCGGTGATGGCTGCCCCGCCCCGCTCGGCAACCTCAACACCCCGCAAGGCCCCGTCGCGTTCGATGCGCAAGGCAATGCATACGTCGCGGACCGCATGAACAACGTCATACGCAAGCTGACGTGGAACAACGTGTTCCCGTCTACTGCGGTCGGCTCCAGCACCACGCAGAACCAGGCGTTCTATCTCTCTGCGGGTACGACGCTGCTGGCGAAGAGCATCACGAGCGGCGGTAGTGCATCGACGGAGTTCACCACCAACCCCACACCCGACAACTGCACCGTCAACACGAGCATCGCAGCCGCAATCGTCTGCGTGAATAGCGTGACGTTCAAGCCCAGCACAGCAGGCTCGCGCGCCGCCGTCTACACGCTGACGGACGCTACAGGAACCGTCGCGACGGAACCACTCGTCGGCGTAGGCGTCGCTCCCCTGCTTACGATCATGCCTGGTACCAGGGCCACGATCGGCACGAACATCAAGCCCAGCGGTGTCAGCACCGACAAGCTCGGCAACGTCTACGTTTCCGATGCGACCGGCGGCCGAGTACTTCGCAGCACCGTGGCAGGCGGCGCAGGCACCGCTGTTCTCACCGGCCTCACCGCGCCACGTCAGTCTGCGGTGGATTCTGCTGGCAACCTCTTCGTTGCAGACTCGAGCAAGAATGCCGTGGTCGAACTCACTGCGAGTGGCGCGCAAGTCACACTCGGTACGGGATTGAACGCGCCGCAGGGTGTGGCCGTCGATCGCTACAACAACCTTTACATCGCCGACACCGCCAACAATCGCTTGCTGTACCTCAACATGGTGAACGGCGCGCAGTCGACCGTTTCGACAGGACTGGTCGCGCTGAGTTCCCCCTCGAGTCTCTACATCGATGCAGCGGGCGATGTTTACATCGTGAACGCAGGCACGGCGAAGCTCGTCGAACTCCCCATCACGGGCCCCGCAACTGCAGTTGCCTTGCCTACATCCGTTGCCCCTGTGGCGGTCGCCTCTGATCTCTCCGGCACCTTGTTCATCGCGGACAGCGGTACGCAATCGGTCCTCTCACTTTCCGCTGGAGCCAGCGCCACCACGACGCTCATCAGCGGCTTCACCACGCTGACCGGCATCGCCGTTGGCCCATCCGGCAATCTCTTCGTGAGCGACAGCGGCGCCACCTCCGCGGTGGCATACAACACGAACGCTAGCAGCTACACATTTCCCACGACGAACCTGGGCCAATCGAGCCTCCCCACAGCGGTGACAGTTTCAAACTTCGGCAACGCGGCAGCCACACTCGCCACGCCGCCGTACAGCCAGAGCGGTACATCCGCGGCGTTCCCGATTTCCGGCACCGCGGGCTGCGCAGCGGCGCAGTCGCTTGGCGGCGGCGCTTCGTGCGTCGACAGCTTCACCTTTACGCCAACGGTCACGGGCACGCAGAGTTCCACGACGACATTTGCCGCGACGACTGGGCAGAGTGCAGCGATCACCTTCACCGGCCTCGCGACCAATCTCATCTCCACCACGTCCACCATCGCCATCACCCCCGCGAACACCACGCTGACCTACGGCAACAACGGCGCGACGTTCACCGCAACGCTTGCAGCATCACAAACAGGTGCAAGCACGCCGACGGGCACGGTTACGTTCCTCATCGATGGCGTTGCGCAAACGCCTACTCAAAGCGTTTCCGGCGCGGGCCCCTACACGTTCACCTTCAACTCGGGAGCGTTGAAGGTGGGCACGCACACCATCGGCGTCAGCTACAGCGGCGACACGCTCTACGGTGCAACCAGCGCTCAGACCACTGTCACCGTCACAGGACTCGCCGCCACCCTGAGTGCCACGGCAGCCTACGGGCCGACGAACAACTCGTATACTTTCACCGCCACCGTGACTCCAACAACGAGCACGCAGGCTCCGACGGGAACGGTGACGTTCACGGTAGATGGCGTCGCGAGCACAGCGGTGAATCTGACAGGTGGCACGGCAGTTTTCACCAAAACGCTGACAGATGGCTCACATGCCTACAGCGCAGCCTATAGCGGCGATGCGGCTTACACGGCGCAGACTACGGCTACGCAAATCTTCGTCTTCAATCACATCGCAACGTCGACCGTCGTGACGGGCGCTCAGACCGGTGCAGGTCTCACGGTCACTGCAACCATCACGGCCGCATCGCAGGCGACTGCTGCGCCTTCTGGAACCGTGATCTTCACCGTGGACGGCAAAGCGCAAGCTGCGGTGGCGATCACCAACGGTCAAGCTTCGGTAAACGTCTTCCCTGCGGCGGATGGCTCCCACACTTTCAGCGCAGTTTACTCAGGCGACGCCTACTATGCGACAAGCGCTAGCGCTCAAGGAACACTCTCAACGTTGCGCGTCGCGTCTGTGACGACGCTTGCGCTCATCCCGAGCATTACCGGTACCGGCGTCAATGGAGGATCCACGACCTCGAACCTCTCGCTGGTGGCCACCGTGGCTGCGGCTTCGGGCTCGGGCCCGGTACCTACGGGCAGCGTGATCTTCTACACCAGCAGCGGCACAAAAGTGGTTCCCTCGGGCACGAGCGCGGCTATCCTCAACGCTGCGGGTGTTGCCACGCTCACCGTGGCGCAGAGCACGCTAACCAGCACCAGCTTCTACGCAGTCTACGCGGGGGCGTCCACCACGACGCCGAATGGAGATGGCAACTACCTCACCTCGACGTCCTCGCCCGTGACCATTGCGACGGACTTCTACATCAACGACCCCGTCATCAATCTCTCCGTGGCACAAGGTGCGCAGGCTTACGCGAACCTCGTGCTGAGCTCCTACGGCGGATACACCGGGACGCTGACGGCGCAGTGCGCCGGCTTGCCAGCCAATGCTGTCTGCCGCTACACGCCGATCAACTCGGTAACGCTCTCCAGCACCACTCAGAGCGCGGTACTGCCGGTCCAGTTCTTCGTCGGCATCGATCCGAACCTTGCCTCGACCGCGCCGAAGTCACATAGCAGCACGGTGCTCGCATGGTTGTTCGGTACTCCGCTCGCACTCCTCGGCCTGTTGCGCCGCAAGCGTCTGGCATCGCGCCTTGGTGCTGCGACGATCGCGATCCTCATGGCCCTCACGGTCACATCGATGACCGGATGCGGCAACTCGCAGAGCCCGGTTTACAACACGCCGCTGGGCACGACAGCGGTCACCGTGACGGTGAAGGACTCCGCGACTGGTGCGACCAAGACGGCCACGGTAAACCTCACCGTACTGGCCAAACAGTAA